From the genome of Chelonoidis abingdonii isolate Lonesome George chromosome 13, CheloAbing_2.0, whole genome shotgun sequence:
GGTGGAGGAATAAAGAGCATCAgggatcagctgttctgcaggaTCTTCCAGCTGGCCCTGCAGTTCTGGTGGCTGTGCCTGGACAAAGTGGCTGTGCTTGGGTGACTGGGTCGGGGAATGGACTCTCAGCACAGGTGTTGGTGGCCTGCACGGGTGAGATTGCTTTTCCATGGGCCCAGGAAGGCCAGCTGAACCAATAGCCTCTGGGTAGAGAACTATGAAGTGTGCTCCTTAAAAGACCCAAGTCTCGTATGGTTTGGTGAATGGTCCCTAGGATGGATAAGATTTGATGCTGGAGAGGATGCGTAGGAATAAACCTCCTCAAATGTTAATGCTACCTCCTCTGGTGCCCTAGATGCCCTCAGAAAGGGGTTGCCAGCTGCgtagcagggcagggggagccaaATGGTACCAGGTAGGAAGATTTAGTATGTGGTAATGAGGACTCCAGACCTAGGAAATGACAGGTGAGCATCACTGAAGGATTCAGAGATATCAGTTCCGGAGCCACAGGGCACTCTCTGGTGCTATGTAGGCAATGCGTCTCGATGGGGTCGGTGCTGTAATGACTGGTGCCATTAGCATCTGTCCCAACAACATAGGCACCAAGTGTGTCAGTACTGAGAGTATCAGTGCCGAGGTGTGGGTGCCAGAAAAGGGCTGGTCAATAGCCAGGTGGGTACCAAGGGAACCCAGTGCACAATGAGTTCTGAAGTGTTGGTACTGGACAAGGCCAGTCAGTGGCTGGGTCAGTACTGAGGACACCGCTGCAGAGTTAGTGCTGAGGTGTCAGCAGAGCACTGAGGATCCAGAGATGAGTCAGAGACATTTGTCTGGTAGGCACTGCAGGAGGTGACCTTGGAGCAACACACCTGCCAAGCCAGGTCAGTACCAGTAGAGGCCTGGATCAAGGAGgcctctgctgcctcctcagcTATCAACAACAGGGGCCATTCAGTGGAGAAGAGGCTTGAGGTCTCGAGGAGGCCTCCTGGCTCAATGGGGTGCTGGCTGAGCTGTTTCTCAGAAGGATGGCCCACTGACACCCCTGATGTTCGGGTCTGAATCCCGCTCTGTGGAATGTGCCAATATGACCTTCTGGGTTCATGTAGAAAAGGAGCAGCAGATGTAGAAGTGGTCTGGATATTCCCTTCCCTGGATAAAAACATCACCTGGAGTGCCCATTGTGAAGTGGCACCAGGCAGACAGCAAGATTTACAGCCTGGGGACTTAGCTGGAAGATCTCAGAGCTGAGAAGCCCCCAGTATgcacaaaaaaaatccttaaaatctcacgcaggggggaggaggggcaactGTTTGTGTTCTGCCAATGGCATAAAAAAAACACCCTAATTAAACTAACAAAGTCCCTAATTAAGCTAACTTATAAATGCTCTGAAGGACAAAGTGTGCTGGggattggtctgctttgagcaaggggttggactacatgaggtcctgaggtcccttccaaccctgatattctatgattctgtggggAAGCAGATGGACCCAGTTCAAGTTCTGTCCCATTGCTGAGAGGGTCAGAAAGAACTGAGGGGCAGGTAGACTTGGTCTCCCCTGGACTGGGACCCCCGGGGAACAGCACAGCCCCTGCAGATACTGCTGGCCAAAAGTAATTGCTCTCACCTGCATGTGAATTGAGCATGGAATCCACATGAACAAAAGCCTAGAGAATGACAGGTGGTGCCAGGATAAGGTGCCTTTATCCTGGTGTGATCACTGATGTCTGCACCAAGCCCACACCAGGAGCGCTAATTGCAGGAGAAAAGCCCACCCTCTGCTGACAGTTCAAACAACAGGACACACATGCAGCCTTATGTTTGTGAGTGTGAGTCCCCAAAGGGCTGTGTTTTCCTTCCTTCGTTAGGGTAGGGTGGGAGCTCCTGTACCACTGGCATTGCGCAGCCCAGCTCACACCTGGGGCAGCCAGGAAGTCTTTCTCATGCTACCAGAGCCAGGCTGGCTCCACCAGGAGCCactgggctggctgcaggagccaggggtggcgagttatatgggcccatggtgcccatgctccagcaatattcaaatttgctaaacttaaagcgtggaaacataaattctaaattataacttgttactctgtgaccgtgtattgtgtataatgtatgtgatgggggaagggggcgcaaaatggaagtttcgcctagggcgcaaaatatccttgcaccggccctgcttgcagactattggtggacagtgacaagagatgctccatttaatcaatacaagagacaagccaagaagcgccaagTAGACATTGAATAGGACTAAAccatgtacataatagttttttgccttttgtttcataataaattttatttatataacccttttgctgatttttaaagtgttacataaacaggacaggtgaaatattatcatgtcaagcaaccataaacacatgaaaagacctaggtttacaatttatgattaaaactctactatctacacaatacacatagacataaaatgtaaaaacttaaatatcttagaaacagtagccaatcactTGTTTGAATTGTcacatttgaattcagcacatcaaaatacataataaataccacattttatctctgaagcagacgacttctcaaaaattgtagaccagtgtagtCGGATGACTGGGATGgaccctcctctcccagcactgtgcacTGGTGTTTGGGTGGCTGCAGAACCGAGTCTCTGAGCCGACACGCCTCCCCTCGTACTGGCTGGAGGAGCCCGTGTGCCTGTGTTTTCTGGCCATAGCCCATGTGAAGCGAGACAGACGGACCCGGCTCTGACTTCGGGCCTGCGGCGTTGCAGGCCGGGGCGATTTCCTCAGCGGTGCCCGCCAGGGGGCGCTGCCGCTTGCTCGGGCGGGCCGGGCGCTCGCTGAGCGCTCTTGGTCCCTCCGGTCAGCGGGCTGGGGCGGAGCTTGCCGGGTTAGCCGCCGCGCTGCCTCCATTAGCTGGGACCCGAAAGCCTGCGTcgaacagctgctgcttcccggCCGGGAGAGCCCGTCCCTAGCTCCTGGGGCAGCCCCGGCCTCTGCCGCCACCAGCCCCTGAGCCGGGGCCTGCAGGTGAGGGGCGAGACCCGGGGGAAGGGCCGGGgccgggcaggaaagtgactctgcaccGACGGCCCCTCCTCGGTGGGAGGGGCTGCGAGTCCCGGAgctgctgccctccctgccccggctctgcccccCCGAGCACCCGCAGGAGCCGAGCCAGCTCCGCGACAGCGAACACTCCGGGCCGGGGCAGGGACCGAACCCCCAGCccgaggggagggggcaggagggggacaggggcagcaggagcgatcagtgaggagggaggtcccggctcgcagccctgcccagcccattCCCTGCAGCACCCCGGGGCGCACTGACTTTCCTGGGGagaaggggcggagcagggagaggaaaagccagttcctgcctctgcctcgTGCCCGCGCTGCTGGGGGGATGCGCTGCCCTGGGGACAGTGTCAGGGGGATCCTCCAAAGTGGCTCCTTCAATTCTTTTCCAGTGTTTGTTTCAGAGATTGTGCCTGTGGAGCCAGGTTAAAAATGTGTCAGTGCTTTGAGTCTGGGTGAGAGGGGCCAGATCTGCACTTTAATGAATTCTAACACGAATTATCAACAAATACTTGCATTGTGGTGCAGCTTTTGCCCTTCCGTCTCTGAGGtacctttctcccctcccccttcccccccaccccccaaggaatgacacacacattctctctcagCAGGTGAGCACAAGCAGGAAACATCTTCATTCACATGTGCTGGTAAAAAAGCAACTCATGACAAGATGCCTCCCAAGCAATCCAAAGGAAATGTTTCACAGGGACTGAACCAGAAAAAGTCCCTCAAGAATCAGAGGAAGTTGGAGAAGCTACAGAAGAGCTCTCTTGTGCAGAGAGAGAGTAAATCAGCCATCCGTGGGAGAGCTGTGAGGAAGAGCAAAGACACCATTATCTGCCAGAGAACATACACAGAGGAGAAGCCCAACATCTGcattgagtgtgggaaaagtttcacccAGAGCTCAGACCTTATGAACCATCAGAGAACtcacacaggggagaaaccctataaatgcattgactgtgggaagagcttcagcaTCAGCTCAAACCTGAGTCGAcaccagagaacccacacagAGGAGAAGCCCTATCCCTGcactgactgtgggaaaagcttcacagACAAGTCCACCCTGACCCAACACCAACGCATCCACACAGGTGAGAAGCCCTATAAATGCATtgactgtgggaagagcttcagccGCAGCTCCCACCACAAGAGGCATCTGAGGAGCCCtccagggaagaggcaggacaaaTGCACCCACTGGGAAAGCGCCACTGTTGGGAAGGTGAAAGAAACTAAAGTGTCTAAGAAGAAAAGCCCAACCATTGAGATCCCCAACACATGTGCCGAGTGCTGGCAAAGCTTCAGCCAGAACTCGGACCTGGTCAAACACAtgaggatccacacaggagagaaaccctatgaGTGTCCTGATTGTGGAAAAAGATTCAATGTCAGTTCAAACCTGATCAGAcaccagaggatccacacaggagagaaaccctacacgtgctctgactgtgggaaaagcttcactgatAAATCCACTCTGACCCAGCACCACcggatccacacaggagagaaaccctacatATGCACAtactgcgggaaaagcttcagccgCAGCTCCCACCACAAGAGACATGAGCGAACCCACACTGGGGAAAACCCTGTGTCCTTTCTGCCCTTGTGGCCCTACCCCACCCAGACATACTGAAATGATCCCATTGGTTCTGGGCATGGGAGCTGAGGGCCCAGGAACTAAGTGGGAGATTTTCCAAAGCCCCATCATGATTCAGTAGCACAGTCCCCATCAGCTTCCAATAAGATGTAAGGTCCGCTGTGCTTGCATTAC
Proteins encoded in this window:
- the LOC116827150 gene encoding uncharacterized protein LOC116827150 → MPPKQSKGNVSQGLNQKKSLKNQRKLEKLQKSSLVQRESKSAIRGRAVRKSKDTIICQRTYTEEKPNICIECGKSFTQSSDLMNHQRTHTGEKPYKCIDCGKSFSISSNLSRHQRTHTEEKPYPCTDCGKSFTDKSTLTQHQRIHTGEKPYKCIDCGKSFSRSSHHKRHLRSPPGKRQDKCTHWESATVGKVKETKVSKKKSPTIEIPNTCAECWQSFSQNSDLVKHMRIHTGEKPYECPDCGKRFNVSSNLIRHQRIHTGEKPYTCSDCGKSFTDKSTLTQHHRIHTGEKPYICTYCGKSFSRSSHHKRHERTHTGENPVSFLPLWPYPTQTY